Part of the Delphinus delphis chromosome 21, mDelDel1.2, whole genome shotgun sequence genome, atggctcacgggcccagccgctctgcggcatgtgggatcttcctggaccggtgcacgaacccgtgtcccctgcatcggcaggcggactctcaaccactgcgccaccagggaagccccagatgaattttttttacctttaactGTTTGAAATGTCTGCAAAAAGCAAAATGCTCTAatgatgaataataataaatatataataaaacgtgcagtcataaaaaaaaagttctgaaaatttAAGAACAAGTACAACCTTGACTTTTGACAGTCAGTAGTCTTTTTATGTCAACAAAACCTTCTATGGCTATTTTTCTAAAAGGTCAGTAAAAATTCTGCTCCCCCAGATTACCAATCCTTTTACTACAGCTCAAAATCATACAGCTTCAGTGTAGTATTTATTACtatgttttcacttttattttggaaGTGAAACTTCTGCAAGACTAACCTTATAACTAACGTCATCCTTGCTTTATATCACATCGTTAAAATGGATAATGCACTTCAGCAACTGAAGTgtgttgtatattttcatttcaaaaacacCCACAAactaaaatagatatttaaaatctttattgtttcATCATCAAAAGTTCTCTTTCCATAGAAGAATGGCAATGCAGGATCAGTGCACATTCTATGGAAAATTCAGACCTCAAGTAACTAGCCTGGAAATCAGAGACAGCACTATGTCAAGCTAGTGTGCAAGGTCAAAGACACAATGCTGCCAGTGCGATTAGTATACAGAAGAAATACGCAGCTCTCAGAAAAAGAGTCTATGGCCAAGTAAATGAAACAGTAGCAGTGCACTGCACTGACATTCTAGAACAGAAAATGGATGGGGGAAGACCAGAGAATGTacttttggcaaaaaaaaaaaaaagaaaaagaaaaaacattgagTAGATCACAGGCACTGAGTTCCCAACTGTATCACCAGCTGCCTAATCCACGTGTGGCTGCCCCTCCTCCGTCTTTACGCCTACCACATCCTAACACTGCAAGCTGCTTTCAGCCTGTGTGTAAATGCGACAGCCACACGCGCGCATTTTTATTCTGCTTCCCATCTCACGGCTCAAAGTAACAACTTGAGTTGGGTGATAAAGCCCGTGGCCTTGAGGCATCTttagtaaaaagctgaacaaacccACAATTTGTTCCCATTTTTTGGAGAAATCAACTTTATAAAACAAGACAGTTGTCATGATTACTCCATTTTTGTCTGAAGGCAGAACAGGTTTTATGTAAGTATAGtgaataaacatataaacaaatgtccttaacaaaatactgtCAGACCAACTTGAACATTTTCAAAACTAGCTCCTGAAAAAAAGTACTGATAATCGTGAGATGGAATGACCACTACAGTTTGATCACGCCTGGTTACTGGGAACGTTTTGGTCAGCTTTGTGTCTGAAGCTGCGATACAGCTGGATTTGGCTACTTCGCATTAATTCACACAATCAAGgccatttttaaaaggtaacagCAAATCTATTACggtgaaataaaaatcaaaacagttgAGAGGTATACAGGAAACTtgccttaaatatttaaaaattacatatgatATAACCTTAGGGGATAAGAACTACAATTACCGTGGTCTAAATCTTGAGTTGTTAATACATGAATTACCAGCATAACTAACAAGTCACTTGTTAATCACGTCAAGGCCTTGCGGGGCTGGGGCACTCTGAATGTATGGTGGAGCAATCACTCTCCAGGTGTGTTAAAACCTCTAGTTTAACGTGTTATTAAACCATATTGGAAAAGTGATTTTACttaatatatacaatgtataaaataagttataaGGAGGAGGCAGGAAAAGGTTTTCTAGTATGTAGGATGCAAACATACACTTTCCCGTATCAGTAGTAGTTCTGTGTGTGTCCCTTTACCCATGTAAAACATGAAAGTCtgaaagaagattaaaaatttCACTTATAAATAGAAACAGGATTCAAAAAAATGGAATTTCAATATCGTTTCTTCCCACAATGCAACTCACTCTAATTGTAAcataaataaaaaccatatcTCAAAAATCTGCTTTTACACTCTTACCTTTAACAATAAGTTCTTCTAACAATTGAGAATAAAAGCACTCCTTTGTAGCAATTCCATAAAATAATTTGCAGTTCACAAAACACCTGCTTTCCAGCAAAACCAGCAATCCTTATGGAGGGCGTGGCATTAATACTTGGCCCCTCTGAGGTATAAATGCAGCTATATTTGCACTGAGTATATCGTCTATAAGGTATGCTAATAGTCTGCATGTTTGCATAAAATTGGGAGTGATGTCATCCTGACTGATTGAAAAACTTATCTTTATAACTTTGTGTAGTAATggaggttaaataattttaaggaaaaaaaagtactttagCCCAGTAATAGCCAGCAGAACTCTAGTTCCTAACCAATGCAAATGgttattagatttaaaaaatatttaacattgcatactggttaaaaaaaaaaactgaacagggaaaacacataaatatttaaattcagcAGGACACCACAAAAAGCATACTAGAGATAAGTGTGAAATCAGTCAAGCTTTTCCAAAGGAGAAAATCCTTTTAATCCTTCAGCAAGTCTCTGTGAAAATAGTACGCTTACAATACAAGAGAGAAGGAGCGCCTAGAACACCCCCAAGAGGCTCGCTCCACTGCTCGGCATCACTGCCCCACCTCCTGTGTGCACGGACGGCTGAGAAATGACAAGAAGTCCATCTGACAAGAGTTCAGTAATCCCTTTCACCACTGCTGCCAGCTGAAGTCATCATTGCTGCCAAAGACCAAGAAAAAGCCCAGGATAGTTGCAAAGATGACAGTGTTTCCGGTGAGGACAAGTGCACAAGCTCCCCACTCGATCTATAGAAGAAGACAGAAACGCTCAGTTAAcagacatgaaaaacaataatgaaaCGAAAAGTGAATCAAGGCTCTAGCTGTAGCCAATCACAATCCAAAACAAATACAACTTGTAATAATAACTTTGACGCTGCTGAACATGTAATGCTGTTCTTATGTATCGCTGGTTCCTttaaagagacagaaagtcaTGTAAGATGATAATTATTCAAAAGCAAGCCTAACTTCCAGGCTATGAGGAGGCAGCACAGAATTCTACAATTTTCTGTTTACAAAGAAGTTTGCTCCAACTCTTCATTTGTGAACCCAAAAATTTTATCTAGAGAgcagattaaatttaaaatatcagagaTGCAAACACACTcgtgcacattcttttcaagaggTGGGGAGTCATCGCCCTCTCCATGTGGAAGGGCGGCCAGTCCGTCTTCTCTGCCATCTCCACCCGCCCAGAGATGCAGGAGTGAATCTGACTGGTGAGTCTGGGAAGCCTCTTCTACTCTTTGGTACTTTCCCACCTGCAGAGAACACGGATCGCCCCGGGTCTTCCATGTTTAAGCTATACAGGGCAGGCCTGTGGTTGTTCAGCACTGGCCGAGTCCATGTGCCCAATTCTGACAGTGAAGTACTGGCAAGCCAACTGTCGCCGCCAATGCTCTCCAGTATTTCCACCAGTTAACAACGACAAAAGTAAGATTTTTATCTCTTATCCTCTAGGCTCCTATGTCTCTCATCTCTTTTTCATGTCATTTAACAAAAACTTTTTTCCTGAGAAAAACTGAACACAATCTAATGTAGAACCATTAGTAGAAGAATGCTTTCACTTACCAGGTGTGCTCTGGCAAATACAATAGGGAGTCCAAAAGCTGAGACCACGATGCCTGTTGTAAGAAATATGGCCAGTTCCTTACAGGCGTTACTCATAGCATCCGTATCATCCACTAATCTTCTTGCTATGCAGTATGGAATAGGTGAAAGGAtgtaaaaaaacagaacaaagagagGCCAGTATtggctagaaaaagaaaaataagttaatgtagtttttgctatttttgtcattttcctcACACaagatccactctttttaaaaataaggaccgAAGCATATTGGAAGGTACAAAATATGACACAGTTTAAAAATAAGCTATAACCTGAACACTGAAAAGAGGGACATTTAGAATCACAGTATTCCTAAAGTTATGATACAATgattaaatatttctcaaattaaaagaaaacactttatgAATTTTAACAGTTGGAATCAaagcccaaaattaaaaatatatattttttcattttaggttATAAATAAAAAGGGATTACTGAAAAATGGAATTAttaacagtaattttaaaaattcaagattcATGCCCTTGACTTCTAACATCCTGCCTTAGCATGAAgctggaacactcccaaactttcCACAGGTCACTAGGAACTCCCAAAATACTgaaatcaaaatacagaaaatgaactGACAGTAATATTGAAGACTTTCAGTCAGAATATGAactttatcacaataaaaatagaTGGCTTTTAGTCTACAGTCTAGCTATTGTATTGTGCCAATGTCATTTCCTGTTTGTGATCATATAAAACAGTTGTGTAAGATATTAACACTGGGAGAAGATGTGTGAAGGGTATAAGGGACTTCTCTGTACTACTTTTGCAACTTCTTGAGAGCCCATcgtcatttcaaaataaaaagttaaaaagaaatagatggcTTTTAAAACTgccataaaataaaacacacatcatAATGGAGATTTGCTTGTACTTAGACACTCATGATAAGCAAAGATTTATCTATATGTTTTTCCTAAAAGatcttttcctaaatattttgagaaaaaaaaattacaaatggacataagtttaagggaaaaaacgtgcaaaaattataaaagcacaaaaagtgaaaaaccaAGGCTGTCTGTGTCTTCCCCACTCCTACTGATCTGGGTCCTTCCATATTCCCATATAGATAAACTTTAAAGATATGAATGAATCACTGcacttttaaatttaacaatatatcttttttgtttgtttgcttttttttttttgcggtacacgggcctctcactgctgtggcctctcccgttgcggagcacaggctccggacgcgcaggctcagcggccatggctcatgggcccagctgctccgcggcatgtgggatcctcccggaccggggcacgaacccgtgtcccccgcattggcaggcggactctcaaccactgcgccaccagggaagcccttaacaatatatgttattttacatATTAGCAATCCAGCTCTTATTCTTTTTAAGACTGCCTAGTATTTTCATTGATGGATGTactataatttatcatttttcttttgacagACCTTTAGGatgcttccagttttttttgtgttgctgttgttattataaACAAGTCTGCCATGAACATCCATACTCTCCCCCGACTACACATATCTTTGCAAACATCTGTAAGTGGATTTCTATGAGTAATTCTAAGAAGTGGAAGGCTAGTTCAGAGAATATATACATTTTGAGAGCTACTGGCAAGCTGGCCTCCCAGAGGACTTGCACCTATTTAAACTTCCACCCAGAGTACATAACAATGCTTGTTTGCCATATCTTTTATCTTTGCCAAtggatttcatttaattttgagtgaggttgagtatattttcatgttcTTAGTAGCAATCTGCagttcttttttcatatttgtagttcatttttctattgcattgtctgtatttttttttgattaaaaaaattttttatttattttgtttatttatttatttttttccctttttttttttttttggcggtacacgagcctctcactgctgtggcctctcccgttgtggagcacaggctccggacgcgcaggctcagcggccatggctcatgggcccagccgctccgcggcatgtgggatcttcccggaccggggcacaaacccgtgtcccctgcatcggcaggcggactctcaactactgcgccaccagggaagcccttgtttgtttatttttggctgtgttgggtcttcgttgctgcgtgcgggctttctgtagttatggtgagcgggggctactcttcattgaggtgcgcaggcttctcactgcggtgccttctcgttgcggagcacgggctctaggtgtgcaggcttcagtagttgtggtacgcaggtaCAGcatttgtggcttgcaggctctagagcgcaggctcagtagttgtggtgcatgggcttagttgcccgcggcatgtgggatcttcccgaaccagggctcgaatctgtggcCCCGGCattggcggattcttaaccactgcaccaccagggaagccctgtatttttcttactaatttatcctattaattaaaaaaaattctctctgtcCTAAGGAAAGTAATTGTCAAAAGTCATTTACATGACTTCTTTTGTCAGTTGCTCTTGACTCTGCttacaggtttttgtttgtttttgctcaaaagacattttacattttcttgcaTTTAATTTAATCAATTGGTTCTCAAAATTAAGCAGTAGTGCTGGGCTACTGTGTTGCTATCCTGCCATTAAAGACTTAGCAGTAGTCAAGGACAGCCAAAGTCTTTTTTGCACGCTGCTGTCCTAAAATCTTTTCAAACACCTTTTAAGTGAAGATTTAAAGTTTGTCCTTGGTAAACGACCATTTCTCAGGATTACTTCTAttgtagtaaaaaaaattttttttaattttaaaagtagaaaaattttacacttaaacactcaaaaagacaaaaattttacaTACTTGTATATTGGAAGGGCACATCCAAGCATCAAAAACATCAGCCCAATTGCTCCTCCAAAGGACAAACTAATCAAAGCtgcaaagtaaataataaaaaaaaatagaaatagtaattaaattaaattaacactATTTGTATTAATATTACTATTAGCAGTCTGAACATTACCTGTGATCCCAGaggcaaaaagcaaacaaaacacaccaaaaaaagcaAATGTATTAGTGAATCATCTTCAAAAGCTGAAGTTACCTGGTTTCAGAATAAGTCTTTTGTGGCATCTTCAAAGCAAAATACAGTGATACTGATATTCAAAGCCCTGACCTATCGCCAGCACGTCACCACATTCCCAAATTACTGGTTCCATGTCAAATGAGCATCCCAGTCTGCGAGATCAATGCTCCTCCAGGCATTAGTATGATACTCACTCCTCAGATCATTACCGTTTTGAAAAGTAGTATGTGGAGAAACTCCGCAGTAACTTTACTGGACTTCAGAAGCCTCATCTATGGGAAACCCTCTCCTGAGCAGTTCCTACTTcctgcacacacacccccaacaGGCACAGGTGAAAAGTGTCCCTGGATATCTGTAGTCAGTAATCTCAGTCAGTTAATTCTGCTACAGATATTTAAATCGTTTGCAAAACAATAGCTGGGTTTCTTTCCCTAAGTTCCTACACATTAGAAAATCTGCAGGATAACAGGTGCAATCCTTCGGTGGTATCACTGTTTTAAGACATTATCACAAGCAATAGATGCATTCTATAGCTGAAATATAGTTTctgaagtcacacacacacagttatacAAAGCATTA contains:
- the LEPROTL1 gene encoding leptin receptor overlapping transcript-like 1 yields the protein MGRLQDARWGLRDGVSRTLQGTRELESPRPGNRGGARKPRRSAIPREQSRRGRGQPEGPQPGAPPAPQREREPLAEVLRRALPGVVWPPPPRVSGLPAAAAVASGPGGRSDVTAMAGIKALISLSFGGAIGLMFLMLGCALPIYNQYWPLFVLFFYILSPIPYCIARRLVDDTDAMSNACKELAIFLTTGIVVSAFGLPIVFARAHLIEWGACALVLTGNTVIFATILGFFLVFGSNDDFSWQQW